A stretch of DNA from Fundulus heteroclitus isolate FHET01 chromosome 22, MU-UCD_Fhet_4.1, whole genome shotgun sequence:
TCCCCTCGCCCGAGTCCTCGGAGTGCGGGAGGCAGGATCCGGGCCCCCTGGGGCTCCGCCTCCTGCCGCCGCCCACCAACTCCGCCTCGTACTCCATCATGGTCTCCTCTCCCTGGCTCTGCGGGGGCCTCAACCGGATCTTTGGACAGGACGAGCCTTGGCTGACCGTGGCGAAGGGCCGGGTCAGTTTCAGTTTTGGAATAGACACGGTGAGGCCGGAGCGGGTGGCGTCCAGGATGTGCCGCTGCTCCTTGGCGGCGTCCGCGGACCTCTTGCCGTTCTGCACCAGCTGCTTTGGGCAGAAGGGCTTGATCGAGCCGTGGACTCGGGACGGGATCTTCATGACCTCCCCCTTGCCCTGCGGCGTGCTGTAGGAGATCTTGATGACGGGGCTGTGAGGGATGACGTCGCCCGCGGGGCATTTCTCCACGCCCTCGCCCCTCTTGTCCTTCCGGAAGCGCTTGGCGTCGACTCCGGGGCCGTTCTCTCGTCTTTTGGCGTCCTTCGCGGCGACGAGGTCCTCCTTTCTCGACAGCTTGCCCGTGCCGTCCTTATAATCCCCGTCGTCGTCGCTCTGCAGCGTATTTTCCTTCCTGGACGTCTTAGTGTTGCCGATGCCGTCTTTGCTGTCCTCGTCGCTGTTGAGCGTGTTCTTGCACTTCTCGCACAGCACCTGCCGCGGCCGCAGGCGGATGGTGCTGATGGTCATCCGGCCGGGCTCCCGCGACCGCCTCTTCTTCCGCTTCATTGGTCGCGGAGGGGGCTGCGGCACCCACTGGCTGTAGGTGTGGCGCACCCATAGGGGCTGGGGGAACGGGGCTCCTTCAAAATAAGGAGGAAACGGAGTCTGCCCGGCCGGCACCGGGGTGGGCACGGGGCAGGGCGGGGGCGCGGCGGGCTCGCCGCTTTCAGGAAGCGAGTTTTCATCCTTTGGTCTGGGTGGGGCCTCGCCGGGGGACACGGGCTCCTCGTTCAGCAGCTCCGGGAGTTCACAGGCTGGCTTGGTGACGGGCTGGTTCTCGTGTTCGGCCGTAAAGTCCGGCAGACAGAAGAGCCCGGTCCTACGAGTCAGAACAAAGACAGGACAGACCGTTACTCTTGTGTCTAacatcaattcaattttatttatatagcaccaattcatgatacacatGTCTTCTAAAGgatctttacaaagtcaaattcaatcacatacaggttggtcagaaagtttcctctctaaggaaacccagcaggttgcatcaagtctctccaagcagccttcactcctcctgaaagagcgtagagccacagtggacagtcgtctgcattgttgatggctttgcagcaatccctcatactgagcatgcatgaagcgacagtggagaggaaaactcccctttaacagggaggaaaaacctccagcagaaccagaaccaggctcagtgtaaaggctcatctgcctcgacccactggggcttagagaagatcCACATCCACACATTTAGGTAGGATTGTTAAAgatgcattaaaaacaacacaacaagcATCATGGGTAATTGGTGATTTAATGTACAGCACTATGAATCCTCTTGTTAATGAAAAGTGCTgtagaaataaacttgccttgcctcaaCCTTTTGTTAACAATAAGCATATTacccttgtgtgtgtgtgtgtgtatatatatatatatatatatatatatatatatatatatatatatatatatatatatatatatatatatatatatatatagtcttaCTGAAGAAAGATGAAATGTTCTTAGAGTCTGACATAAATTATTTATCTAGAAATGCACAACCAGAGGAAAATAATCCTTGCGGTTGCggtgatgcaaaaataaaatatttttgcatcaCCGTCATGCTAAAACGTCTGACAAAAGCCAGCAGATTTTATACAAATATAGTGATATATCTAATATATTTAGTCTCGTCTGATGGAAGCAAAACTGAATTCAATTTGTTTTATATCTATAGCACCTTATTTTTTAGACAAACCgatctaataaataaaaatccatcaaCAGGTCAACATAATTATACAGATTCAAACTTAGTTACCAACTTGAGCGGTAGctataaaccagttcagtgAAATTCAATGCAGATTAGCAGCTGGTGAAAAGATATCCATATAAAGAGACCCAAGCGATCACATGTTTACATGCTATAAATTTAGCAATTGGATTAAAAAGtaactggacaaaaaaaaaaaaaaaaattataatcgtaccgtttatatgggcacagaATCAATTAATACAATCATGATGTGCGTTTATATACAcatctggctttattcagaaaagAATCACTCTCCACAGTGATTAAATTcctcccccaaaaaaaaaaaaaaaaaaaaccacagaagaaatacttctgtctctgctgaacTAGCAGTGgcgtacaagtttattttctaaTTGCGGTTTAGTCgttacaaactaaacattttgaGCCGTTTTAATGTTTCGAACAGAACGGTTTTATCGGGAGCCTCGACGGTTTTGCTTCCCaacgtatttccgccactcgcCAACGTGCACTCGGGTctgtttgccacattcagaaaaACTTTAACCTGACCAGCGCTTACATGGACGTTGATCGGATTATGAAccagcataaaccacccctctcgtTCGGATTACAATTGCATTCCGGTTAAtcttaatccgatcacaatattcaaCACTGGCGTGTTTACATGACTTTTTCCCGCTTGCGATCAGCCGTTCATTCCGATTACTTTTACGTCAGGCACACTTGTGAATTACTTTTGTgaatgtaaacgtagctaataGGGCTGGactatatatgcaaaaaaaaagaagaaaaaagcaaaaagcatattgataaaatagatgTCATATTGATCGATAAGTACAGTCCTGGCCactttatgctgttgcttagcgacctatttttagatacagatacacacaaatactgaattcaaactcaaccttttattcaaccaactttttacaagAGTGCAAGTTTTtattatgctggtgaagattctcagtcatccagatcatggtcattccaacataaaaaaaaggtaaaaaacagttgttttgttttttactttgtttggaATGCaagtatttaacattttttaaaagaacatgtgctTTCTGAtactctgaagggggcggagcttggggAATGAGCGTTCatgggtctgtgttgtgattggttgggaggatctAATGACTAAAactaacctacatgataggctagcatctaaaaaggaaagaaaactgttattctattgaactctttattgaccttttatttctatcatctatatacgtctatcgatcgatatatattatcgaattatcgtccagccctactggcTGTTGACTACAGCTACTCATCTTCCTGAGTAAGCGTGTCGCAGCGCACTGCTGTGAACCCAGTTCACATCTGCGTTGATCTGACAGAAAaagcttaagtttttttttttctatgcaaTGATCCCTAACAACCAGTTGGCATGTAGTCATCATCTAATGGCTGCTAGAGAGAGTTGCTGACCACCAACACGGCCAATCTTTGGAACAACCCCCCCACCGTCAGCAGTGAGCTACGGAGTCATCTTGTTTTTCCTCCCCTATCATCCCGCTCGCCGTCCGTGGCGGCGAGATCATCTTGTTCTCGTTTGTCCCAGTGGTGACCACTTCCTTACGTATGAGGATTAACTCACATCTGCCTTGCTGGAACTGCTCGTTCTCTTCTTGTTCGACTTTGAAGCGTGGCTAAGAAGGACCCTAGTcatgtctcacacacacacatatacacctCAGGGGAAAACTACAAGTTTATCCACACTGACCGATTAAAGGTTTGGAGATATataaagatttcatttttcatcAGGGGTGTCtttacagggttcctacagcataaggcaagttaaattcaaggctttttaagatgttttaatgccacttgaaataaaaagttaagaccaaattCATGATCAACCTGGtagcgacaacttcacccaaatgtttattttaacataaaccattactttctggcccagtagacatgtttaaatttttttgaaaaacatttcatataggaagaaagctaaaaaaaagacaaattacagatatattttaataactactgaactgaattctccaactttgttttgttccctactaaaataaaactattttggtATCTggtaaacaattttaagacctaagaaagactgatttaagacattctaatgccaattaaggccttagttttaagttacagaattcaatgccttttaagactttttaaggatccgcgggaacacTGCTTTAAGTGTGAACACGCATGTGTGGAGATGTTGAAATATTTCCAGAGGGGGGGTAAATAAATGAGAAGTCTTGTGTTTCCCTGCGTCTGAAGAAGCGTCCCAGTCACCTGCGCTCTGGAAGTTCTTACAGAGCAGGGGTGGGGGTTGGGTGCAGCAATCTCTCCCCATACCTGGGGCTACAGCGGACGACTTCGCCCCGTCTTCCTTCACATCCGAGGGGGAATCAATCAACTAACGAAGGCCGAACGGTGGAGAAGTCATTGAGAGGTGGCGGGCAGGCAAAAAGCAACATGGCTGAGCTGCTGTAGTCAGGAGACAGCAAACAAAGAGTCTACAGGATGCCCAGGCCACcaccaccctcctcctcctcctcgtctttTCCCAACAtctgactgaacaaaaacaatCCCATGAATCACTCGGGATTCACAGATGCAATCAGGAGATTTCAGTTCTCGTTTCCTCCCCTGCCTCCGTGTCTACCCAGGGCGGTGAGATTATTAATTAGCGCGCTGCCAGGGGAGCCCATTTCTGACCCCGGGAGAGACGGGAGCTGGCAGGGCTCCGTGAATTACAGTCCCGTGGCGATGTTTGTTTCCTCTCAAAACCTTTCTCCCCCGTGCCTGTGtgtcccccccaccccagaGCTGCCAAACATTAGCCTCCGCTGCGACCGTCCACAAACGGTGCCCACGTTCCCTGCTTACCTCAGGGAACAGGCCGTGCCTGTTAGACACGACGCGAGGACGCACAGTACGACGATAAGCAGTGATTCCCCCCAAAGCCGCAGACACTACCGTGTCGCGTTCGGTGAAACTAGATAGTGGAGATTAGTTtgatgcacacacaaacacacacagagggatatttataaaaagccagagggggggggaaacaatGAGAGGAAATGATTTTCCCTCAGCTTGAAAGGAAGGAGTCAAATCTGGTGTTTGACAAGGCCtgaaaggaggaaaaaggtCTATTTTAGGTTATTTCAAGGCCTTCTTTGCCCCTCATTTGGCTTCAGTGGTTCTCAGAGCAGCTTGAGCTGTTGCATAAAGAAGGGCCAAAGCTGGTCAGATTTTGATACGGCGAAGGCTATAAATAGTGTAAGTAAGCCTGTGGCGTTTAAAAGGTGCGCAACACAGAGCTGACAGCTTTGACAaacagagagaggggggaagtgAATAATAAAAAGGCATAAGTGATGGCAAATTATGCttgataattgtttttttttttttttccaccccctCATAATTGAGCAGGATTGTGCTTATTGGTGACAGACAGGGGCCTCCGATGGCCAACAGAACCAGCCTGGGGCCACAGGTTATCAGAGCCTGGCTAAAGTCAATTCATCAAAAGGCAactttttgtaattttccaCGCTTGCTGTGTGAACTCCAGGTCTGTGGCTGTAACAGAGCCTGCATCTCAAATCAACACCAACACCaaagattgtttaaaaaaaaaacaaaaaaaaaaaaaaacagctcatttaaaaataaataaaataaataaaaccgtTCGTGTAGACGAACACGCCGACGTCTGATTCGTAGACCTgcttttttgttcagttttcttcAGCATTTGATGAGGCTAACAATAAGCTATTGGTGAATTCAACAACAGTGGATGCTGCACAACGCCAGTTATTAGTCTCTGCGGTCCCTAAGCggataatatgaataaataaaatgtaaaaaaacgttttcacgACGAGAAACTGGCATGTTTTTCACGTGCCACGCCGTAAAGTTACATGTTAGTTTGTGGTTAGCCATCAAGTTAGCCGTTAGCTCCCTTGTCAGCTACAATAACCCATATCTCCCCCTCCCCATCCCAGAAGGCCCAGTTTGCTGCTACGAAGCTAACGAGTTAGCATTTCAGTTAGCACCGAGCTACGTTAGCCGTTAGCCGGCTATggcataaaaatattaaaaaatactattttattttaaaaaagaaagtcgGTCATAGTACTCACTTTTTGCCGGAATCGAGTAATATCCCCGTGTAGCTCCTCTCTCGGTAGGTCAGCGTCACCACCAGCGTGTCGTTAACAACATGATCGATAGTGACAGGTACCCGAGAGCCGGCCCGCAGCTCCCCGTCCGCAGCCTCCATGTTTCCCGGGCTGATCTGTCCGGCTCCGCGGTACTCGGTCCCGGCCAAGGGAGCCACGGTCGCGTCGGGCCAAAGCTCCCGTCTCCCCTTTCGCTATCGAGAGCAGGTAGGCTACGCTAGGGCAGAAAATGACGCCATCACCCCCACCAAGTCCATTACAACAGCGCAGCCGGCGCTGACATCACGCTCCCGAGTGCTACAGGAGGAGgaaggcaaaaaagaaaaagctcctCAGGAGCCAGGCCTGGCCTTTTTTCTCTGCCTCACTCTGCGACGTTTGATGCCGCTCATTACCCCTCGCCTCACCCAGCTTTCCCCGCCGACTAAGTAGTGGCGAGCAAGGCTGGCTTTGCAGCGAGGTTAACAAAAATATGGCATTAGGAAATTGACTTCGGGGTTTTATCCGTCTACTTGAAGCATTTTTATgtatcaaatcaaataaatgccaCAAAAAAGGATATTAatctttcattttcttcttaaaaaatgACTTTTACTCGCTCCCCACCAAGCCAGTGGCCCTCAAGTGGCattatttgttactctgctttAACCCGCCTGAGTTAAATAACCAGGttattagcaggactctgggtTTGAGGAGAGCAGAAAGAAACAGGGGAGAAGAGACAAATGTATCACGATTTGGGATTGGGCATACTGGATTGAATAGAATATTATTTATAGGGAAACGTCAGACAGGGAAATGTGATCGTGGAGAAGATGAGACAATagaacatgtttgtttgtttgttttttgcaggaATTATCAGGGTTGATAGAAATCAATAAATCCAAAATCTTAGTAATATGAACATACAATTAGACATTGTAGATTTATTGCAGAAAGATTCTGGAAATAGGAGTTGtcaggctatttttttttttctaagacagTATACATTATACAATAGGATAtggcattttgttttgttttttagttttcttttctattttgttggttttttttccgTCATGTGATCTACACTCCTAACCAGTTGGTTTCGGTAATACTACCTAatgttgtttgccaaccgccataaggACTCTGGAGAACCCGACTGCATACTGTAGACTCCACAGTTTCGAGGTAATTCGGCCATTTTATTCAGATGTCTTGGGTCAGGGACACGTCCAGAGGTTCCAGGACACCGGACCACTACCCTGAACCTACCCTAACATATTGTAAGGTTTACAATGGAGCGGTGCAGGGAAAGACGAGTAGCCCTAAACAGAAAATCAATGTAAAGGAATAAAAAGGCACactaaaaacaaagacacaatGAAGTAAGCTAACGCATCTACACGGCTTCTGTCTGgaactgtatttattttcttgagCCTAATAAATACGaaaattttcttgttttgtttgcagaCTCCATAATTAAAGTTTCCCCATtgcagaaaaatctgctatGAATACACAGTAAAAtactacatttacattttaaagtaagGCCAAACCTGGAAAtctgacagcaaaaaaaaaaaaaaaatgttttaaatgaaacgTGTAGAAACCTTTTGCTAACAATAAGCATATTACCAGTGTATATATAGAGTCCTACTGAAGAAAGATGAAATGTCATGACATAAATTAATTATCTAGGAATGCACAACCAGAGGAAAATAATCCTTGCGGTTGCAGATTCGTGCTGAATGTACTTTGTGGCAAAACAGCTGTAGGAGTTTAAATTTATTTGGCAGTCCAGTACCATCGTTAATCAAGCTCCTAATCTAAGGTTTGCTTTCATTTACTGTTTATTATGACCTTTATTCACTCTCACATACTGGTGGGTTTACAGTGGAATAAGTCTGTCGTCCTGTGGGGTGATGCCTGTTAGCAGCACCACAGGGATATAAAGTCAATAAACTCTACTTATCGATAACAACAATAAAGTTACTATATACAACTAGTAAAGTTGTAATCAAGTTCTACAAATCCTTGCTAATGAGCCAAGACTCTGCCCAGGTGGGTTAAGCATGTTGAATTATTCAGAAGCAGACTTAGTGTGATTTGGCATCATTGTCCTATTGCAGAAACTCCATAACGCTTTGTCATGAACGGACGGCTGGACATTCTTCAGGATTTAcgaccaccaccaccaccatgtatGACTGCTGGTTATGATGGTCTTTTTCTGAACTGCTGTGTGAGATTTATCCCCGATGTAAAGGGACACAAACACCTTCCAAAAGGTTACCCTTTGTCACACCAGTCTCAAAAATAAGAATCAACAAATGTCTGGAAGACTAAAATTTGTGTTGAGCATTTCTTAGTACTGGACAAGCATGACAAATCTGTATGGGGCACGGGAGAACTATATCATAAACGACCTTATTTCATGTCCCACATAGCCAATATCTGATTTAGTTTAATGCAAGATGCTCTATTTAGATCcacttttaacctttttaaccGAACCAGAAGGGATCTGTAGATTTTAACCATCCCTAGACTGTAAAATGGAGACATTGTGTTGTAGACGTCCGAGTAAAAAGACACAAGAAGACTtggcatgtttatttttttaaatgttggaaacattATGGCCATTGGCGATGGAGTCGTCTGTTTTAagtcattttgtgtgtgtgtgtgtgttttaattcCTAGCACTCAAACATGGCGTCAGGCGTCCCGGTCACTTAAACAGGAAACTCGGCCATGTGTCCGCAGTGTAGATGGTGAAAGCGTTTTCCGAATGCCTTCCCAGATTTTTCCTCTCAAGGAGTCGCGCTTGTAACTTCCTGATCTGTCGGTCAGACAGACGgacggagggagggaggggaaaaaattagATCAAGGACATCTGATTTCAATACAGATGGTTTGTTCTGCAGATCCTGGCTCAGCGGCTAACCTCTTCCACATCCTCCTCTGTCACTGCCGTCTGCGGGGCCATAGTGCCCCCGGGATTTCCTCGTCGTTCCTGCATCCTCTTGACATGAGCACGGATGTGGCGCTCCAGCTCCCGAGCTGATCTGAAGGTGGAAGTCAGAAGAGAGTATTCGGATGTACCAGAGGTATTGGGGTATAGATGGCGCACAGCAGAGGGAAACTGCAGAGACCGTGACTGATTCAATGGAGGAAAACGGAATACCACAGATGGGAAATCTCACCCTGTGTACCGATTCCCCCAAAGACTAAATGTCTTGTTCTTATCCACTAGGTGTCTATAAATGCAATTCTAATCAATGGAAACTTCTCGTTAGTGAGCCCTAATGTCCAAGACCCCGTGTTGCATTACCATCGACACAATGACACAAAATTATGG
This window harbors:
- the pwwp2b gene encoding PWWP domain-containing protein 2B isoform X1 — its product is MEAADGELRAGSRVPVTIDHVVNDTLVVTLTYRERSYTGILLDSGKKTGLFCLPDFTAEHENQPVTKPACELPELLNEEPVSPGEAPPRPKDENSLPESGEPAAPPPCPVPTPVPAGQTPFPPYFEGAPFPQPLWVRHTYSQWVPQPPPRPMKRKKRRSREPGRMTISTIRLRPRQVLCEKCKNTLNSDEDSKDGIGNTKTSRKENTLQSDDDGDYKDGTGKLSRKEDLVAAKDAKRRENGPGVDAKRFRKDKRGEGVEKCPAGDVIPHSPVIKISYSTPQGKGEVMKIPSRVHGSIKPFCPKQLVQNGKRSADAAKEQRHILDATRSGLTVSIPKLKLTRPFATVSQGSSCPKIRLRPPQSQGEETMMEYEAELVGGGRRRSPRGPGSCLPHSEDSGEGKNSLELWSGSSGEEADRGHGDLTLLINFRKRKADSSSLSVCSSDSLDESKSFSSEGTSPETCDLAPGEDLSVTSSSATPRDCKTVPPLTVRLHTRSMTKCVTEEGHAVAVGDIVWGKIHGFPWWPARVLSISGTRKQESDGCEAQWPQAKVAWFGSPTTSQLSVAKLSPFRELFRSRFNRKKKGMYRRAILEAAKAVGHVGPEITSLLTHCDTG
- the pwwp2b gene encoding PWWP domain-containing protein 2B isoform X2, yielding MEAADGELRAGSRVPVTIDHVVNDTLVVTLTYRERSYTGILLDSGKKTGLFCLPDFTAEHENQPVTKPACELPELLNEEPVSPGEAPPRPKDENSLPESGEPAAPPPCPVPTPVPAGQTPFPPYFEGAPFPQPLWVRHTYSQWVPQPPPRPMKRKKRRSREPGRMTISTIRLRPRQVLCEKCKNTLNSDEDSKDGIGNTKTSRKENTLQSDDDGDYKDGTGKLSRKEDLVAAKDAKRRENGPGVDAKRFRKDKRGEGVEKCPAGDVIPHSPVIKISYSTPQGKGEVMKIPSRVHGSIKPFCPKQLVQNGKRSADAAKEQRHILDATRSGLTVSIPKLKLTRPFATVSQGSSCPKIRLRPPQSQGEETMMEYEAELVGGGRRRSPRGPGSCLPHSEDSGEGKNSLELWSGSSGEEADRGHGDLTLLINFRKRKADSSSLSVCSSDSLDESKSFSSEGTSPETCDLAPGEDLSVTSSSATPRDCKTVPPLTVRLHTRSMTKCVTEEGHAVAVGDIVWGKIHGFPWWPARVLSISGTRKQESDGCEAQWPQAKVAWFGSPTTSQLSVAKLSPFRELFRSRFNRKKKGMYRRAILEAAKAVGHVGPEITSLLTHCDT